GTTTTATCAgttgatttatttgatatcatacataattattattgtgacGACtcgattaaacatttaattcgtCGTCAATAATATCGGGCTGTTCGTTTTTATTATCACAACGAAGAAAATGCAGggtttaagatttttatttcaggaTATATATTAAGGATTTTATTTTAGCGATTAAACttcgaaattaaaaagaagaaaagtttgctactatttatagaatatatataagatattagataaaataaactaataaatatacatatatttatagagaatcgtcaatttattattctcaCAGTACAGTTTAATGTGTTATAATTGACAAATTAAACAAGAAcattaaaaagttgttttcaGACGACATGGTCATCCTTTACACTCGCTATACATTTGACAATCCATGTTCTGCTCGTGTCGTCGATGTCTCTCTTACGCAACGCGTCGCAAACCGACGTAATGTCAAACTGACGAAGCGAAGCGTCATTCGATCAAGTACCCTGATACGAAGCGACGGCCGGTGCGGCGATCTACCCGCTTCGGCGCTTGCCCCCGCGCGTTCTCCACACGCTAATTTACACGCGGCCCGCGAGGGTAATCTGCAGTCAACGGGCAGAATGGACATAATCAACAATTTAACCGAGCGACGAGCAGGGACGCAGGAGGGCCGAGCTGGCGCgcgaccgcggcggccgccgcggGGACAACGCTCGCGCCTCCTGGCCGCTTCTGTTCGCCGTGGATCGGAAAGACACAATTTTGAGGAAGAGCGCGCGGGCCTCTAAGCATCGTCACCGCGCAGCCATACCCCATTGGTCCACGGCGATCTCTTTCCACAGCTTATTGGTTCATTGACTCCGGCGTGGACGGAAATTTCGGCAGGGCTACCGGGCCCGGTGTGccgccggcgcggcgcgaatCCCGTCGGGCCGTGCCCGCCCGCGCTGGGAATCCGTACGCGGGGACGCGCGCCCGCGACCAACGCGCGACCGTTCCGTCCACGTTTCGCGGGAGTCGGCGGGCCGTCGTCCGCGGGGACAGTGACACCGTTTTTCCCCAAAATCGGCATTAATAACGCACGATTCCCCGtcgccgccaccaccgccgccgccgccgccgccgccgccgctgccgctgccgtcgccgtcgtcgtcgtcgccacTGTTGCCGAGTAGAGAAGAACGAGGTATGCGGCGTATGCTGACTTTGATCGCCAGGTTTCCACGGTGTGCCGCTCGGACCTCGTGCCTATGTCGAACTGTGCAATCCGCGCGTATCCTCGCGCACCACGGCTCCCAAACGGATCGAATGTTATTACGTTTTCCCCTAAAATTAAAGCCGCTACGCGCAAGAGTGGGGATCACTACCAGCAACGAGGcggtgtgtatgtgtattatACAGGGTGACTCACGCGACACATTGGAGTAGTAGGCAATGACGTCTCGCTGACATTTGCGAGTGGCGACGACGCGatacaaaatctaatttaCGTAATCcacataaatcataaaataaaaagcatatTGATccttgtatttaatataataagttcATCGTACATatgatatacaattttaaaatcttagcaaaattaaacatttcgatatatatgtatatgttaaagttcttacaaaatattttaaagaactgAGAACTTTGTATACGGATGATCAGATATCTTTGCCGCAATTATgagtttttaatgtataataattatcgtgtagatagagagagagagagagagagagagagagaaagaaagattatTCATCAGCAACGCGTGCCTTTTGTTAGTCTAtttcgcaaaaattattttatcactttattgtataatatccTACGCGTCTtctattagaaaaagaaagaacatGCATTATTTATCGACATCTAAAAACGCATGAACTTACACGAGCGCTTTATAGTCTGTtacatgtatttaataaaattatatgtatattgaatAAGAGATACGCGAATACATATAACACAATTCTATACTACAAATTCTAACACAATTCGCGCTCTTCCAATATCCTATGGGGAATCATTCGTCCTTACTCGCGAAGATCCGCGATACACCCAGTACATAAACTCGTGCGTGCAGTTGTGCacacgtacgtacgtatgtaCGCAGGCTGATGTTGTATTGACACCAGCGCTTCTATCGGCGGCGTCGCGAGATTACGAACGGCCGCATGCGTTCCTGTTGAAAAAATTCCTCACGGGCGAAAGTCAAGGTATGACGGAACATTGCCGGCGCGCCGACCGGCCGACTGGCtcggtgcgcgcgcgtgtgcgggagagagagagcgtgagCTCGGGGAAGGAAAGGGGAAGAATCGCCTCCTCGCGCCACGTGCTCCCCTGGCAGCAGGAGGGGCTCGGCGAGACAACCCGCGCGAAACTCTGTTCAACGTAGGGAGAAAGGCTCGCGTCGCGCGAGCTCCTGCCGTCGCGTGCCGTCCGGATAACGCGGTGCTCGCATGCGGGATGTGAGCACGCACCACGTGCTCGTCACCGGGCCGGGCCAGGCCAGGCTGGGCCGGGCCGGACGTGCTGGGGTGACGACGATCGGGGAGGCGATCAGCCGTCCGTCGCGCCGATTCCTCGCAATCGCCCTCGCCTTCGTCTCGCCTCGTCTCACCTCGCCGCGCACGCACTCGAGCGCTTCCCGCGTGCCGGGATACAAGAGTGCACGTTGACGGAGATCGATCGGATATAGCCTGTTGTTATTCCTCGGGTCGGGCTAGCAGGTCCGGGTGAGGCGTCAAGGTCCCGAGCTCGTTCCGCGGATTATGCCGCAAGGTGCAATCTCGAGCTCGAAAACCGAATGCGAACGCTCTGCAGTGTGTAAGATGCATTCTTGCGCAACGCAGACAAGAAAGacttatacatacataagTACCATGATATTTAGCCTTTCTCTTGACCTGCATATTATttcgaagaaaaataaaataatctaaataacttaaataaaataatttaaaaaatcatgaaagTTGTGATATCAGAATTCGAAAGATCGGATTTCGAATGCAAGAGCATATTCTCGATCTGTTctctttgttttaaaattttaatatttcagaattttacaAGAGTCATATTTGCTATATTAATTGTCGCTCGATATGAAATTTATGACGCGATAAGTGAAATGAGATCATTTGTAACGTCTGATCTATCAAAATACGAATGTATTTCTTACTCAGAAGTGAATTAGCGCAAAGACTCCGTGGCGCAACGGTAGCGCGTCTGACTCCAGATCAGAAGGTTGCGTGTTCAAATCACGTCGGggtcaacttttttttattcttttgccGACGCAACACCTTTGTAAATCTTTTTACACGACCACCATTTTTGTTATCCCTTGATGCAATAACGCCATTGCGTTGATGCAAAGCGCATCTTCATGCTCGTATCACAAATAATGGATCAATAGTAACAATTTTGTCGataaaaacagaattaatgtgttggattttatttattgtattattatattatgttacaaCAGAGTATATATGCACataccacacacacacacacacacacacacacatacatacacatatatataatataataataaaaatatgctaaATATGCATGTTGAAATATTGTGTTATAAGGTGTTTGAATTTCAGTAAACAATTACACGTAGCAGTCGTGGCCGAGTGGTTAAGGCGTCTGACTAGAAATCAGATTCCCTCTGGGAGCGTAGGTTCGAGTCCTACCGACTGCGTAGATGATCAgtggattatttatttttactgttgaatatattttttttgcaacagaGAATACAACGGAGTTGTtttgttatacattatatctgataattattaacgcgaaattacaaaattcaatcgttactataacattgtaattaatataataaatcatgaTAACGTaatcgaattaaaattaaaattattctttaaatgttttgcgtaattatatagaattaatgttgaaatgtacaattaatgtatgtacttattattattattatatgaatcTTCACTGCAATTTGACATATCACATCATTTTAGAGAGGAAGTTAAAAATTCCTCGATAGTATAGTGGTTAGTATCCCCGCCTGTCACGCGGGAGACCGGGGTTCGATTCCCCGTCGGGgagatcttttttcttttttttttaatttttaacaatattatataaaatttaattgcttaatTAGATTTGCATCAATACGTGTCttaaaattgaacttgtttcgtatttatacatatatattctttatcaAGCATCAGAAAATGCTTTGTACCACTATATCtaatatatgcaatataaaaataatattttacatatatgattaaacttacgaaagaaaaatagaaaataaataataccgtttttaaagtttcaagttcaGATTATGTGCGGTTATTACTGTATGTGTGAAATCTTTAATTACAAGACTTTATTTATACTTGCAATCCTGTTCGTTTTTTTCAACAtctttgtatttatgtatgttttaattatgtatttgttaattatcattattaacaaTAGGCATAATGTATAGTTCAAAacgcattattattaataatataacgtaataataaataaaagataatcgATGCagctataaatttaattgataaattcttATGGAATTAATATGTCAAAGGAGAATCCGTAGGCGCCGTGGCTTAGTTGGTTAAAGCGCCTGTCTAGTAAACAGGAGATCGGGGGTTCGAATCCCCCCGGAGCCTCatgtgattaatttttttgtctcgAGTTAACAACGATGCGTATATACGTTTGAAAAGTAACTATTCAAATAATGTAtcacataaaatgtgtatcaggtttatttaaaatttattgaatgatatatccataaattttttacaagctgattaattttacttatataaagtaactttaattataaattaattatgatattaaatattatgtttaattaatatataaaatatatattcgatTAGATGTAAAGACCAATTTATCTACAATATcgttatgtaataatttatctacGATAtcgttttgtaataaataaataggaGTGTACATGCGTGTTCTgtataaaacatgttttataaatttatacgcgAACAAAAATCGTTttcgttataataaatgttgtatTCAGAATTAGAAGTTGAACTTATATCCATTTCCAGAGACCTTTACGCGTGCGACTGTTGGGGCGGATGAATAAGCAACACCCAGCAAGTTCTGCGATTGTTGTTCCACTTGTTGTTCCTGTTGCAACCGAGCCTGACCCTCAGGCACCTGCGCACAGTTACTATTAacaaaaatcacatttatttaataattacgtcATCACATAAGGATTATCTCTTACTACACATCATTGCTACCGATCAAATACGATTACACGGTTACACGAATGTTATCGGCAAACATCTCGTGAATGCATTTTCtgaattttcacttttatttcttcatgGTGTGATGATGGCTTGTACCTGTTCTGATGAAATAGTATGCAGTTGTCCTTGCTGTGCCAACTGCGCTTGACGAAGGGCGAACAATTGCGCCAATTGCGATTGATAAACTGCGGTACCCGGCTGATACGCGTGCAGATACGTTTGCTGAGGCTGCTGCAATTGTTGCGCGTACGTTAGTGCGACCGCGGGATCCACGGTCTGGGCCTGATACGGTCCGGTCGCAAAATTTGAGAGGACCCCGCTCGTAGCAGGACTGAACGCATAATATCCTATTCAATGATTAAAAGATCTTATTGTTACCTTTGTTAAGCATTAGCGAAAAAATGAAGGGAAAagatgtttattttgatttatttttcattaaagaaTAACATAAGAAAGGGCTTTGCTTGCTTGATTTTTTTTGGAGTTTGCTTGCTTGAGCACGAACCTAGGTTAGGATTTCTCTGGACAAGAGCTTGCGCGATGCTCGGCTGGACTTTTTGTATTAGCTCAGGATTGCCGATGCTGGCAGCGAATGATTGATGGGAGCTCGGTCCGGCGAATGCAAACGACGTTTGTGTTAGTCCCGGTCGGATGAAGCTGAAGGACGCATGCTGCTCTGGGCTACCTATCACGTTCGTTGGCTTTACTCCAGCCTGGACCGGTAGCTCGGCCGTAATTAGGCAACACATCGCACTTAGGACAACTGCGTGCTTCTGCAAAACATAATTTCCGAGCTCAGttgaaataaacaatatttgatTAGTATTATGTAGAGaaccaataattatttttattatatagatacacatatatatgtgctattttaatataaagcttattttacattttaaacttGCGATAATCATTTTagagaaagatataaattcttgaaaattcGTTATCAATAAGTTTGTATCTTAAAATGGCAACTGTgttcaacaaatattttattttacactcaTATGTTCacgtaaatttcttttattctcaGTAGAGCACATTCTCAAACTTTGACTTTTCAGAAACACTACAATTAAGagtatttgaaaaatgaaacataatttttttaagactaTCCGCTATTCACTTACCAACATCATGAAAAATTGCGTTATAATGTATAACAAAGAAGCACAGTATTATCGCTGATGAAAATCACAACAGTATAACGGTGCGAAGAAATTTCGTGGGGAGCTATATACTACGGAAACGGCTGGTACGAGACGTGAGTCGCATCCGAGTAATATCGTTTCGATTCAACAATACACTTTCTCCGGGATATAAAATGTCGAACAGTCCATGAATCGCAATCAGATGACGCGTAATGgttttctcaaaatatatgACAAACGAAAGCCATGGAATGACAAGATTCGCGAAACAgaaatgacttttttttttaacagcaaagagaatttttttaaacttgtgaCCACTAGTGATGCTTTTTTTACCACGATCAAGATTATTGATAACGGAGAAAGTCACTTTCGAAACGTTTAATGCGACAATAGTGTGTACAGTGAGTATTAATTGCGATGTGGTAAACGATTATGGAATTTCAAGTATCTAATCGTAAACGGTTTTGTTTCTTCTACAgttcctttatttctttcgcagatatattataatttgtaattctatttaataaaaaaaaataaaaaaaaaactgcaaataatattaattttatttatacattagtAAATAGCaaagttaaaatatctatctatactatatattataagcaCATTTTTAAcgattgttattttaaattccaaaatgtctttatttacaatacaactataatataatttattgccaTACGCATTACATAATCttacattacattatttttatcgtagTTATATGTAATTGTTATCTTGATTATCCAGCGATAGGCTTTAAAATAGGTAATCTGAAAATATGTCTTTCAATGGACAATGCTGACTATGATAATAATCTGTGACTAATGAAAATTTGTGCGATGTGACATCCGGATTTTTTCTCTTAGATCACTTTACATGTTCGAGAAATACGATTGATAAAACATGCCCATGGCACTGGTCGCAAATAACGCAAAACAACTCCACCACGTTGCCAATCCTAAGATACCTCTGTACACGTCTGTGgtaaatatctataataaacaaaacatattttctttgtacTGCTTTGTATTGCtcgaaacattatttaaaggcgtcgatttttatgattataataaaattaaatttttaaaaatataacattttttttaaaacgttttaccTGTTTTAATGAACCTAGCGCAAGTTGAACTTCTTCAGTGGTTTGTATAATAGGCTTATCAATATTATCGGTACTAATTGTAGATGGCTTCGATAATTCATCCGCTGGACATTCTTCCTCCAAAGTTCCTTTTATAATGCCTTCCCAGGTAAAACCACCTAATCCAACATaagaaatgtatatgtacacatatatttgTACACTGTACAAGCAGACTATACATTTAAGAAtaagaagatattttttgtacccaatgttttgtacaaaaatgtaaaaaataaacatataattataggAACAACAAATTGTAGCGCTACTACACATAGGTAATAATACACAGCTGCAATCTGCAacatgtaaaacaaatttctctcattaaatacttttaacaaagaataaaacttttaaggATGTAATtagtgtataattttatatatacaaacttttttctgtaaatCAACGTTAGTTATTCTACCAGCTTCCTTCTTTTGAATCTCTAATCTCTGAATGGCGAGATTTAAGTAAGACTGCAGATATATTGGCAtgagtacaatttttaataaaccagCAACAACAATAATAACCAACCTCAAACTCTCAAATCTTGCTACTGTCATTctgtaatagaaaatttttgatatttaacagataaaaaattgtgatacaAATCTACAtgttaatttgtcatattccAAAACATTAACTTACAATGGAGCAGTCATGCCACTAAATATCCGAACAGTCAAATAATCCCTACTTATGGGCGTAATCCACAGGCTCATCAACAGAAGTGGTGAGGCATAgctaatatttgctattagcaacaataatttatgatCTTTATAATACCTGCaataatttgtgtatttattaatcagtacttaattaaattaaattaaagttataaaatttattgtacctTAGTGTATCCCAATGCATCTTTGATACCCTCAATCCTGGGAAAGTAAACAAAGATCCCAATAGACCACACCATAtagcaagaaaaaattttaagacaatttttGAAGCTGGTCccctatattaaatatatttatcagtaatattatcatattaattattgtcaaAAGCATTAGAAATGATTCacaataatta
This genomic stretch from Monomorium pharaonis isolate MP-MQ-018 chromosome 4, ASM1337386v2, whole genome shotgun sequence harbors:
- the LOC105838222 gene encoding uncharacterized protein LOC105838222 isoform X1 — encoded protein: MCIYIIKIIIGSLHNTNQILFISTELGNYVLQKHAVVLSAMCCLITAELPVQAGVKPTNVIGSPEQHASFSFIRPGLTQTSFAFAGPSSHQSFAASIGNPELIQKVQPSIAQALVQRNPNLGYYAFSPATSGVLSNFATGPYQAQTVDPAVALTYAQQLQQPQQTYLHAYQPGTAVYQSQLAQLFALRQAQLAQQGQLHTISSEQVPEGQARLQQEQQVEQQSQNLLGVAYSSAPTVARVKVSGNGYKFNF
- the LOC105838222 gene encoding uncharacterized protein LOC105838222 isoform X2, which codes for MMLKHAVVLSAMCCLITAELPVQAGVKPTNVIGSPEQHASFSFIRPGLTQTSFAFAGPSSHQSFAASIGNPELIQKVQPSIAQALVQRNPNLGYYAFSPATSGVLSNFATGPYQAQTVDPAVALTYAQQLQQPQQTYLHAYQPGTAVYQSQLAQLFALRQAQLAQQGQLHTISSEQVPEGQARLQQEQQVEQQSQNLLGVAYSSAPTVARVKVSGNGYKFNF
- the LOC105838231 gene encoding transmembrane protein 161B, encoding MALLGAQLVITLVMVSVIQKLSPHFSFARWILCSTGLTRYLYPTDQELRTLAGVPREKPKRGRYSENGKVADVFHVPRNLDITLESAKITTLDVVHLKYYTEYQWLLDFSVYAIIVYVLTEAYNYLYPIKDEINLSILWCVVVLGFAFKVLLSLWVQYFKGEESVGERSTCIVTGFTYLLIAMMVLIVDENKLEIGLEKAYTSFNHSASRFLDTQGLSSTGPASKIVLKFFLAIWCGLLGSLFTFPGLRVSKMHWDTLRYYKDHKLLLLIANISYASPLLLMSLWITPISRDYLTVRIFSGMTAPLMTVARFESLRLVIIVVAGLLKIVLMPIYLQSYLNLAIQRLEIQKKEAGRITNVDLQKKIAAVYYYLCVVALQFVVPIIICLFFTFLYKTLGGFTWEGIIKGTLEEECPADELSKPSTISTDNIDKPIIQTTEEVQLALGSLKQIFTTDVYRGILGLATWWSCFALFATSAMGMFYQSYFSNM
- the LOC105838222 gene encoding uncharacterized protein LOC105838222 isoform X3 — translated: MCIYIIKIIIGSLHNTNQILFISTELGNYVLQKHAVVLSAMCCLITAELPVQAGVKPTNVIGSPEQHASFSFIRPGLTQTSFAFAGPSSHQSFAASIGNPELIQKVQPSIAQALVQRNPNLGYYAFSPATSGVLSNFATGPYQAQTVDPAVALTYAQQLQQPQQTYLHAYQPGTAVYQSQLAQLFALRQAQLAQQGQLHTISSEQ